A single window of Asticcacaulis sp. AND118 DNA harbors:
- the dapA gene encoding 4-hydroxy-tetrahydrodipicolinate synthase: MPHTDFSGVWVPMPTPFFHGAIDHAAASDHAQHLLDSGVHGLVVAGTTGEGYALRADERRRLLDSVLAVSARRRPDVRTPVLVGLEGPATAQVADAARSLNDMPIAGFLVSAPSYVRPTTEGLYRHFMSVAEATDKPIVLYNVPARTGTSMRLPCVARLHAQGRFPAIKACGQTIESLQGLIDIDGLQVLSGDDDGFFLTVQMGGAGGIMASANILTERFVEIYALMKANRIEDAWALFESLRPLIRLLFSEPNPTPVKAALSMRGQMAEDLRLPLLPMRREGRAALKQALFQLGALSGDSIPPYCHRPWHRAKAS, encoded by the coding sequence ATGCCCCACACAGATTTTTCCGGCGTCTGGGTGCCCATGCCCACGCCCTTTTTTCACGGAGCCATCGACCATGCCGCTGCGTCGGACCACGCTCAGCACCTGCTTGACTCAGGCGTGCACGGACTCGTCGTCGCAGGAACCACAGGCGAAGGTTATGCCCTCAGAGCCGACGAGCGACGGAGGCTCCTTGACTCCGTTCTGGCCGTCTCAGCGCGACGCCGCCCGGATGTCCGTACCCCTGTGCTCGTGGGTCTGGAAGGGCCCGCGACGGCGCAGGTCGCCGATGCCGCCAGAAGCCTGAACGACATGCCCATAGCCGGGTTTCTCGTCAGCGCGCCGTCCTATGTCCGCCCTACCACCGAAGGACTCTACAGGCACTTCATGAGTGTCGCCGAAGCTACTGATAAGCCGATTGTTTTGTATAATGTGCCCGCGCGCACCGGTACATCCATGCGGCTGCCTTGCGTGGCGCGATTGCACGCTCAAGGGCGCTTCCCGGCGATCAAGGCCTGTGGTCAGACGATCGAGTCCCTGCAAGGCCTGATCGATATCGACGGCCTGCAGGTGCTGAGCGGCGATGATGACGGCTTCTTTCTCACCGTCCAGATGGGTGGCGCGGGCGGCATCATGGCCTCGGCTAACATCCTCACCGAACGCTTCGTCGAGATCTATGCCCTGATGAAGGCCAATCGCATCGAGGACGCCTGGGCGCTGTTCGAAAGCCTGCGCCCGCTGATCCGGCTGTTGTTCAGCGAGCCCAACCCGACGCCGGTCAAGGCGGCCCTGTCCATGCGGGGGCAGATGGCGGAGGACCTGCGCCTGCCGTTGCTGCCCATGCGCCGCGAAGGCCGGGCCGCACTTAAACAGGCATTGTTCCAACTGGGGGCTTTGTCCGGCGACAGCATACCACCCTATTGCCATAGACCGTGGCATCGGGCGAAGGCGTCCTAG